A single genomic interval of Lewinellaceae bacterium harbors:
- a CDS encoding response regulator transcription factor — protein MKAIIVDDEQHGIISLRKILELYCPQVDVIGEADNALDGEKLARSLKPECIFLDIAMPGKSGLDLLKDLSPAPGGVIFVTAHHEFILQALRLSAIDYLLKPINEEELVQAVDRLAHNLHINRPPQRLDAFLENMRATNLQDMKICIPEMDGFQIRRVGNILYCEGERSYTKIVLVEGEVILVSKPLITYELLLRDLGFIRVHKSFLVNLNHVHSFHKSDGGYLIMANGHQINVSKRKKDHIIDSLKNLFRN, from the coding sequence ATGAAGGCAATTATCGTAGACGATGAACAACACGGCATCATATCCCTGCGAAAAATATTGGAGCTGTATTGCCCTCAGGTGGATGTAATTGGTGAGGCAGACAATGCGCTTGATGGAGAAAAGTTGGCAAGGTCCCTGAAACCGGAATGCATTTTTCTGGACATTGCCATGCCGGGCAAAAGTGGACTGGATCTCCTCAAGGATCTGTCACCTGCTCCGGGAGGGGTCATATTTGTTACGGCCCATCATGAGTTCATACTTCAGGCTTTACGCCTGAGTGCCATTGATTATTTGTTAAAACCTATAAATGAAGAGGAACTGGTACAGGCCGTAGACCGTTTAGCGCACAATTTGCATATCAATCGCCCCCCTCAACGTTTGGATGCATTCCTGGAAAATATGAGGGCTACAAATTTACAGGACATGAAAATATGCATCCCGGAAATGGATGGTTTTCAAATTCGGAGAGTTGGCAATATCCTGTATTGTGAGGGAGAGAGAAGTTACACAAAAATTGTCCTGGTGGAAGGAGAAGTTATTCTGGTTTCAAAACCTTTGATTACCTATGAATTGCTTCTAAGGGACCTTGGGTTTATCCGTGTTCACAAATCCTTTTTAGTCAATTTAAACCACGTGCATTCATTCCATAAATCGGATGGTGGGTATCTTATCATGGCTAATGGCCATCAAATTAATGTATCAAAGCGAAAAAAAGATCACATCATTGATTCCCTAAAAAATTTATTCCGGAACTAA
- a CDS encoding alkaline phosphatase D family protein, translating to MRITLLRFAILIFFLSIGYFHCSPPSTSFQSAWFTELGIDRPWAGPEYWLNPLQAWQQKDGELQVIASGGDRNCVLLTREISRDPGQFRTRTTIRRMTGTAIQTEETNPEQTVTEGNNAVSGEQDGWMGFQIGLTGEFGDYRDDAIHGIGFCAGITTDGRLFIGAPQQGDPSLGGWEAVEMSLEAIPVDSIHYEVRLEVRDMHLRTSRNLSRQVHGSWLPGLIALTCSQGLPDLLPLGEARPEFSALKELPKQKGGAVYAAFNTWSVEGDKLSVHNDRAFGPILWTQYTVSDTILKMSVQMAPLGNDLRTLSLKVDGKAVGDASVDTPAYNAVFRITGWVDSVEHNYGVGYRNQRGQSFTYAGAIPGMPHGHLIVASLSCMDDVGFPQKDLVQHVEEHHPDLYLFLGDQLYERVGGYGVENRNKLDYLRKWYLFGWTFRELIRNRPSVIIPDDHDVFHGNLWGAGGKAADVSHGYGYEAQDDGGYKQPASFVNMVHRTQTAHLPDPYDPTPVLQGISVYYTNLNYGGVSFAILADRQWKSAPKAFFPDAEIENGWPQNKSWNAKTQAFHPDAQLLGPRQEAFLEHWAGDWSPGTYLKVVVSQSPFCNVASLPKDIYHDKYVPTLPRYREGEYPPDDRPVADFDSNGWPQNKRNLALSSMRKAFAIHLAGDQHLGSTGKYGIDQYDDAGYWVATPAISNLWPRRWFPAAYGAGGPLPGKDRNIGKYEDGFGNKIDVLAVANPYDIDREPGKIYDKAPGYTILDFDVDDQTITAAVWPRWSGPDEPESNKPFPGWPIVMHQEDNYGPKPLAFLEDVAVNGKQVVKVIDADTKTLVYALRPPAGTFRPFVFDTTRTYQVTVE from the coding sequence ATGAGAATTACCTTGCTTCGGTTTGCTATCCTTATTTTCTTTTTGTCCATCGGTTATTTTCATTGCTCGCCCCCTTCAACTTCATTTCAATCAGCATGGTTTACTGAATTAGGCATCGACAGGCCCTGGGCAGGACCGGAATACTGGCTCAATCCGTTACAAGCCTGGCAGCAGAAGGATGGAGAACTGCAGGTCATTGCTTCAGGTGGTGACCGCAACTGTGTATTACTCACCCGGGAGATCAGCAGGGATCCTGGTCAGTTCAGGACCAGAACGACCATCCGGCGTATGACAGGTACAGCCATACAAACAGAAGAAACTAACCCAGAACAAACCGTCACCGAAGGTAATAATGCGGTCAGTGGAGAGCAGGACGGATGGATGGGTTTCCAGATCGGACTGACCGGAGAATTTGGAGATTACCGTGATGATGCCATTCATGGTATCGGATTTTGTGCCGGTATTACCACCGACGGACGACTTTTTATCGGTGCACCCCAGCAAGGTGATCCTTCTTTGGGCGGCTGGGAAGCCGTGGAGATGAGCCTTGAAGCCATCCCGGTTGACTCCATCCATTACGAGGTTCGCCTGGAAGTCCGGGATATGCACCTGAGGACCAGCAGAAACCTTTCCCGTCAGGTACATGGCTCCTGGCTGCCCGGACTTATAGCTTTGACCTGTTCACAGGGATTGCCTGACCTTTTACCCCTGGGTGAGGCAAGACCTGAATTCTCCGCCCTTAAAGAATTGCCCAAGCAGAAAGGAGGAGCCGTCTATGCGGCCTTCAATACCTGGTCGGTGGAAGGTGATAAATTGTCGGTTCACAACGACCGCGCCTTTGGCCCCATATTGTGGACTCAATACACCGTTTCAGATACTATCCTGAAAATGTCGGTTCAAATGGCGCCTTTGGGTAATGATCTGCGAACCTTGTCGCTCAAGGTCGATGGAAAAGCTGTTGGTGATGCATCGGTTGATACGCCGGCTTACAATGCAGTATTCCGTATCACCGGATGGGTTGATTCGGTCGAGCATAACTATGGGGTAGGCTATCGGAATCAGCGGGGACAATCCTTTACCTATGCGGGTGCCATACCTGGTATGCCGCATGGACACTTGATCGTAGCCTCCCTTTCCTGCATGGATGATGTGGGATTCCCACAAAAAGACCTGGTACAACACGTGGAGGAGCATCATCCGGACCTGTATTTATTTCTTGGGGATCAGCTGTATGAGCGGGTGGGTGGTTATGGTGTTGAAAACCGGAACAAACTGGACTACCTGCGCAAATGGTATTTGTTCGGGTGGACCTTCCGGGAGCTGATCCGGAACCGACCTTCCGTTATCATACCGGACGATCACGATGTATTCCATGGTAACTTATGGGGTGCAGGGGGCAAAGCCGCTGATGTCTCCCATGGATATGGTTACGAAGCACAGGATGACGGAGGTTACAAACAGCCCGCGTCCTTTGTCAACATGGTTCACCGAACCCAGACCGCTCACCTTCCAGACCCATACGATCCTACACCGGTTCTCCAGGGCATTTCGGTTTATTATACCAACCTGAATTACGGCGGTGTATCCTTTGCCATCCTCGCCGACCGCCAATGGAAGTCTGCACCGAAAGCATTTTTCCCGGATGCTGAGATTGAAAATGGTTGGCCTCAAAATAAATCCTGGAATGCCAAAACCCAGGCATTTCATCCGGACGCCCAGCTGCTAGGCCCCCGGCAGGAAGCTTTTTTGGAACATTGGGCCGGCGACTGGTCCCCCGGGACCTATCTGAAAGTGGTAGTTTCCCAGTCGCCCTTCTGCAATGTAGCCTCGTTGCCGAAAGACATCTATCACGACAAATACGTACCTACACTGCCCCGCTACCGCGAAGGAGAATATCCGCCGGACGACCGGCCGGTTGCAGATTTTGACTCAAACGGATGGCCCCAGAACAAAAGAAACCTGGCGCTGTCGTCCATGCGTAAAGCATTTGCCATTCATCTGGCAGGCGACCAGCATCTCGGTTCCACCGGCAAATATGGCATTGACCAGTATGACGATGCAGGCTACTGGGTTGCGACTCCTGCCATTTCCAACTTGTGGCCCCGCCGCTGGTTTCCGGCAGCTTACGGAGCAGGTGGCCCATTACCCGGCAAAGACCGGAATATCGGGAAATATGAAGATGGTTTTGGCAACAAGATTGATGTCCTGGCTGTCGCTAATCCCTATGACATCGATCGTGAACCGGGCAAAATATACGATAAGGCCCCGGGATATACGATCCTGGATTTTGACGTAGATGACCAGACCATTACTGCTGCCGTTTGGCCACGCTGGTCAGGCCCGGATGAACCTGAGAGCAATAAGCCATTTCCCGGCTGGCCGATTGTCATGCATCAGGAAGACAATTACGGCCCGAAACCACTGGCCTTTCTGGAAGATGTAGCCGTGAATGGCAAACAGGTGGTCAAGGTGATCGATGCGGATACCAAAACTTTGGTTTATGCCCTCCGGCCGCCGGCTGGCACTTTTCGCCCGTTCGTGTTTGACACCACCAGGACCTACCAGGTAACCGTAGAATAA
- a CDS encoding doxx family protein: protein MKQFFTPKRLLAFTIGICYLWFGFLKFFPGLSPAEALAGDTINVLTGGMIHGRIAIILLAIWEFTVGTALVLNIVNKTVLWLAFVHMACTFLPLVFFPALSFSAAPFGLSLIGQYIIKNLVFISALLYLYQERDKTVAVPKAQPLEHTVS, encoded by the coding sequence ATGAAGCAATTTTTTACGCCTAAGCGCCTGTTGGCATTTACCATCGGAATTTGTTATCTCTGGTTTGGCTTTTTGAAATTTTTCCCGGGCCTGAGTCCTGCCGAAGCGCTTGCGGGCGACACGATCAATGTCCTGACCGGCGGTATGATCCATGGCCGGATAGCGATCATTCTTCTGGCGATCTGGGAATTTACAGTGGGTACCGCACTGGTGTTGAACATCGTGAATAAAACGGTACTCTGGCTGGCCTTTGTGCATATGGCATGCACCTTTCTACCCCTCGTCTTTTTTCCGGCATTATCATTCAGCGCAGCCCCCTTTGGTCTGTCCCTGATTGGACAATACATCATCAAGAACCTGGTTTTTATCAGCGCGTTATTGTATCTGTACCAGGAAAGGGATAAAACAGTTGCCGTGCCAAAAGCTCAACCTCTGGAACACACCGTGTCCTGA
- a CDS encoding N-acetyltransferase has protein sequence MNLSFLIRPATEADSAPMLAIYRPYIEVGYVSFEEVVPDLDEFDRRRMHYQASAPWLVVTFEHKVIGYAYAAAHRGRPAYRWTRELSIYLDTDHHRRGVAQALYFALIQVLQWQGYVNVLAGVTLPNPASERFHEKLGMTPVGTYHHIGYKFGTYCDVRWYELFIGELHTPPAEIRSLEGFWQSREWEVICSEALAKVGS, from the coding sequence ATGAACCTATCGTTTTTAATTCGTCCGGCTACGGAGGCTGATTCGGCACCTATGCTGGCTATTTACCGGCCCTATATTGAAGTGGGATATGTTTCCTTTGAAGAGGTGGTTCCTGACCTGGATGAATTTGACCGGCGTCGCATGCATTACCAGGCTTCAGCCCCCTGGCTGGTGGTTACTTTTGAACATAAGGTGATTGGCTATGCCTACGCTGCGGCACACCGGGGCAGACCTGCCTATCGCTGGACCAGGGAATTATCCATCTATCTGGACACGGATCATCATCGCAGGGGAGTGGCCCAGGCTTTATATTTTGCCTTGATACAGGTGCTGCAATGGCAAGGATACGTGAATGTGCTGGCAGGAGTGACCCTTCCAAATCCGGCTAGTGAACGATTTCATGAAAAGCTGGGCATGACTCCGGTGGGTACCTACCACCACATCGGTTATAAATTTGGTACTTATTGTGATGTACGCTGGTACGAGCTATTTATCGGGGAGCTGCACACTCCACCGGCCGAGATAAGGTCACTGGAGGGATTTTGGCAGAGCAGGGAATGGGAAGTGATTTGCAGCGAAGCGCTGGCGAAGGTCGGGTCCTAA
- a CDS encoding DDE-type integrase/transposase/recombinase: protein MRLVLKYTGVASSTYYGRKARRNTNGKRGCRASEHTMTYSGQWVWNEQVVEDIKWILDQEFVDYGYRKVTRWLQQSRHYMINEKKVYRLMKEHQLVNKKKRQARPRDREWVKDLLPPCRISLEYLEIDIKYGYVHGQRRNGLTVTVIDVESRWVLGHYMAWSIQKRDIIKLFEQIFSLYSLPKKIYVRNDNGSQFIAAEVRQYFANQQVSQEFIKPATPEQNAHIESYHSIVEKLIWQSYDFEDLGQASQTYDRFIQFYNYERIHSGIGYTSPYRYLTKKKIDLPEKNLLLRTALCCRNLSCDVVGHRTLRSTFD, encoded by the coding sequence GTGCGTCTAGTATTGAAGTACACCGGTGTTGCATCGAGTACTTACTACGGCAGGAAAGCACGTAGAAATACGAACGGTAAACGTGGATGTCGGGCATCGGAACACACGATGACCTATTCGGGACAATGGGTCTGGAATGAACAGGTCGTAGAAGACATCAAATGGATCCTGGATCAAGAGTTTGTGGATTATGGATACCGAAAAGTCACGCGATGGCTGCAACAGTCCAGGCATTACATGATCAACGAAAAGAAGGTATACCGTTTGATGAAGGAGCATCAATTGGTCAACAAGAAGAAAAGGCAAGCAAGGCCCAGGGACAGGGAATGGGTCAAGGATCTGTTACCACCATGCCGTATCAGTCTGGAGTATCTGGAAATAGATATCAAATATGGCTATGTCCACGGGCAGCGTCGCAATGGATTAACGGTTACCGTGATCGATGTAGAATCCCGTTGGGTGCTGGGTCATTATATGGCCTGGTCGATTCAGAAGAGAGATATTATTAAACTGTTTGAACAGATCTTTTCGCTGTATTCACTTCCGAAGAAAATCTATGTTCGCAACGATAATGGATCCCAATTTATAGCCGCAGAAGTGCGTCAGTATTTTGCCAACCAGCAGGTCAGTCAAGAATTTATCAAACCAGCTACGCCAGAACAGAATGCTCATATTGAATCGTACCACAGCATCGTAGAAAAACTGATCTGGCAGTCTTATGATTTTGAAGACCTCGGACAGGCTTCACAAACGTATGATCGATTTATCCAGTTTTACAATTATGAGCGTATCCATTCTGGTATTGGATACACTTCACCGTACCGGTATTTGACGAAAAAGAAGATTGACTTACCGGAAAAAAACTTATTGTTGCGTACCGCTTTGTGTTGCCGAAACTTGTCCTGTGATGTAGTAGGACACCGAACGCTAAGAAGCACATTTGATTGA
- a CDS encoding transposase, translated as MTRHRRSFTVAQKLEIIQFSKRHGVTRARREYELSDSVLRRWIDRYEKDGSIGLENRSPVVKTDLEVENEQLKRELKAYKEMLAEKELALRIKEELLKKAKYA; from the coding sequence ATGACTCGTCACAGAAGGAGCTTCACGGTAGCTCAGAAATTAGAAATCATACAATTTAGCAAGCGACATGGGGTAACACGAGCACGCCGGGAATATGAATTGTCGGATAGTGTGTTACGTCGGTGGATTGACCGTTATGAAAAGGATGGCTCCATCGGACTGGAGAATCGATCACCAGTGGTAAAGACCGATTTAGAAGTTGAGAATGAGCAGTTGAAACGAGAGTTAAAAGCGTATAAAGAGATGCTGGCGGAAAAAGAGCTGGCCTTGCGGATCAAAGAAGAGCTGCTAAAAAAAGCCAAATACGCTTGA
- a CDS encoding transposase, with protein MTRHRRSFTVAQKLEIIQFSKRHGVTRARREYELSDSVLRRWIDRYEKDGSIGLENRSPVVKTDLEVENEQLKRELKAYKEMLAEKELALRIKKSC; from the coding sequence ATGACTCGTCACAGAAGGAGCTTCACGGTAGCTCAGAAATTAGAAATCATACAATTTAGCAAGCGACATGGGGTAACACGAGCACGCCGGGAATATGAATTGTCGGATAGTGTGTTACGTCGGTGGATTGACCGTTATGAAAAGGATGGCTCCATCGGACTGGAGAATCGATCACCAGTGGTAAAGACCGATTTAGAAGTTGAGAATGAGCAGTTGAAACGAGAGTTAAAAGCGTATAAAGAGATGCTGGCGGAAAAAGAGCTGGCCTTGCGGATCAAGAAGAGCTGCTAA
- a CDS encoding transposase family protein: MINEKKVYRLMKEHQLVNKKKRQARPRDREWVKDLLPPCRISLEYLEIDIKYGYVHGQRRNGLTVTVIDVESRWVLGHYMAWSIQKRDIIKLFEQIFSLYSLPKKIYVRNDNGSQFIAAEVRQYFANQQVSQEFIKPATPEQNAHIESYHSIVEN, encoded by the coding sequence ATGATCAACGAAAAGAAGGTATACCGTTTGATGAAGGAGCATCAATTGGTCAACAAGAAGAAAAGGCAAGCAAGGCCCAGGGACAGGGAATGGGTCAAGGATCTGTTACCACCATGCCGTATCAGTCTGGAGTATCTGGAAATAGATATCAAATATGGCTATGTCCACGGGCAGCGTCGCAATGGATTAACGGTTACCGTGATCGATGTAGAATCCCGTTGGGTGCTGGGTCATTATATGGCCTGGTCGATTCAGAAGAGAGATATTATTAAACTGTTTGAACAGATCTTTTCGCTGTATTCACTTCCGAAGAAAATCTATGTTCGCAACGATAATGGATCCCAATTTATAGCCGCAGAAGTGCGTCAGTATTTTGCCAACCAGCAGGTCAGTCAAGAATTTATCAAACCAGCTACGCCAGAACAGAATGCTCATATTGAATCGTACCACAGCATCGTAGAAAACTGA
- a CDS encoding transposase, with translation MVPQHRRKLIWQSYDFEDLGQASQTYDRFIQFYNYERIHSGIGYTSPYRYLTKKKIDLPEKNLLLRTALCCRNLSCDVVGHRTLRSTFD, from the coding sequence ATCGTACCACAGCATCGTAGAAAACTGATCTGGCAGTCTTATGATTTTGAAGACCTCGGACAGGCTTCACAAACGTATGATCGATTTATCCAGTTTTACAATTATGAGCGTATCCATTCTGGTATTGGATACACTTCACCGTACCGGTATTTGACGAAAAAGAAGATTGACTTACCGGAAAAAAACTTATTGTTGCGTACCGCTTTGTGTTGCCGAAACTTGTCCTGTGATGTAGTAGGACACCGAACGCTAAGAAGCACATTTGATTGA
- a CDS encoding 3'-5' exonuclease, which produces MNVPLQKPIVFFDIESTGLHVLRDRIIQIALIKYLPGQSDPEELMLMINPGVPISEEAMAVHGILPKDLANKPTFQQVAKTLHEFIGDADLGGFGLMRMDIPMLMEEFARAGYDFPIDKRRIVDVQRIFYRMEPRTLKAAYRFYCEQELEDAHDAMADVRATIGVLQGQIARYEGEDLITEDGERVENPIVPDVQALHDFTNDARMIDPTQKLKLDHNGVVVFNFGKYQGQPVAQTLYEDQQYYNWILNKEFSTQVKQLVKQLLKDYKKSLRN; this is translated from the coding sequence ATGAATGTGCCTCTGCAAAAACCTATTGTATTTTTTGATATTGAATCCACCGGATTACATGTACTTCGTGACCGGATCATTCAAATTGCCCTGATCAAATACCTACCCGGACAATCCGATCCGGAGGAATTGATGTTGATGATCAACCCCGGTGTGCCGATTTCAGAAGAGGCGATGGCCGTGCATGGTATCCTGCCCAAAGACCTGGCCAATAAACCGACCTTCCAACAAGTGGCGAAGACCCTGCATGAATTCATCGGCGACGCCGATCTGGGTGGATTTGGGTTGATGCGGATGGATATACCGATGCTGATGGAAGAGTTCGCCCGTGCCGGATACGACTTCCCCATCGATAAAAGGAGGATCGTCGATGTGCAGCGGATCTTTTACCGCATGGAACCACGTACACTGAAAGCGGCGTACCGGTTTTACTGCGAGCAGGAGCTGGAAGATGCCCATGATGCGATGGCTGATGTACGTGCGACCATCGGGGTGTTACAAGGGCAAATCGCGCGCTATGAAGGGGAGGACCTGATCACCGAAGACGGAGAGCGTGTGGAGAATCCCATTGTACCCGATGTCCAGGCGCTGCATGATTTTACGAACGATGCACGGATGATCGACCCCACGCAGAAGTTGAAACTGGATCATAATGGGGTGGTGGTCTTTAATTTCGGAAAGTACCAGGGCCAACCGGTTGCCCAAACCCTCTATGAGGATCAACAGTACTACAACTGGATATTGAATAAGGAGTTTTCTACCCAGGTCAAGCAGTTGGTTAAACAATTGCTGAAAGACTATAAAAAGAGCTTGCGTAATTAA
- a CDS encoding FAD:protein FMN transferase, producing the protein MRNFIWLLLLSASACRQTMPDVLTRLQGETMGTYYQITLYGPSPDSVLIRGLDSVLHDVNYSMSTYMETSIISRFNRADTLFLLPADSIDLPAYHHFLVNLEAAKTVTAASGGYFDPSAMPVIRYWGFGGGRKHPSEVDTNEIHRLLKLKGIDKIHQIEREGSQYLHKPPGLELDFSALAKGYGVDVVHAYLQHMNYSNHLVDIGGEARTSGKKADQAPWVLGINVPDDKAGLEETVVQFVLQDRAVATSGNYRNFYELNGQRIVHTTNPLTGMNFPSDLLSATVVMDDCMHADAWATAFMSMGREKGMEILAQHPDWPVSLIFSDSSGAMQLYHTEPFKAMMQ; encoded by the coding sequence ATGCGTAACTTCATCTGGTTATTGTTGTTATCGGCATCCGCGTGCCGGCAAACCATGCCCGATGTCTTAACCCGCCTGCAGGGTGAGACAATGGGGACGTATTATCAAATCACACTGTACGGACCAAGCCCTGACTCCGTACTGATCAGAGGCCTGGATTCTGTCCTTCATGATGTGAACTATTCGATGTCCACCTATATGGAGACTTCGATCATCAGCCGGTTCAATCGTGCCGATACGCTCTTCCTGTTGCCAGCAGATTCCATCGATCTACCTGCCTATCATCATTTTCTGGTGAATCTCGAGGCTGCCAAGACGGTGACTGCGGCGTCAGGAGGTTATTTCGATCCCAGCGCGATGCCGGTGATCCGCTACTGGGGTTTTGGCGGAGGGAGGAAACATCCTTCCGAAGTTGATACCAATGAGATCCACCGGTTGTTAAAGCTCAAAGGCATAGATAAGATCCACCAGATCGAACGCGAGGGTAGCCAGTATTTGCATAAGCCTCCGGGCCTGGAACTGGATTTCAGCGCTCTAGCCAAAGGTTATGGTGTGGATGTGGTTCATGCCTATCTGCAACATATGAATTATTCCAATCACCTGGTCGATATTGGTGGCGAAGCCCGCACTTCCGGGAAAAAAGCAGATCAGGCTCCCTGGGTCCTGGGCATCAATGTGCCCGATGATAAAGCCGGGCTGGAAGAAACGGTGGTTCAGTTTGTCCTACAGGATCGTGCGGTGGCAACATCGGGGAACTACCGTAATTTTTACGAGCTGAACGGGCAGCGGATTGTGCACACAACGAACCCGCTTACAGGTATGAATTTTCCCAGTGATCTGCTCAGTGCTACGGTAGTCATGGATGATTGCATGCATGCCGATGCGTGGGCAACCGCGTTTATGTCCATGGGCAGAGAAAAGGGAATGGAAATTCTGGCTCAGCATCCGGACTGGCCTGTAAGTCTTATCTTCAGCGATTCAAGCGGGGCCATGCAATTATACCACACCGAACCCTTTAAAGCCATGATGCAATGA
- a CDS encoding DoxX family protein: MNPDGPLFSEKNRDLGLLILRLGLGLFMFYGHGLGKVIRLFGDDPIQFADPFGLGPTASFVLAAFAESLCAILVALGLMTRWALIPLIITMTVAYTRHMGDDFGQMEKALFYLIGFVALFLTGPGRYSLDYWRSTKR; encoded by the coding sequence ATGAACCCTGATGGACCTTTATTTTCCGAAAAAAACCGTGACTTAGGTTTGTTGATCCTCCGCTTAGGCTTGGGACTCTTCATGTTTTATGGTCATGGATTGGGAAAAGTGATTCGACTTTTTGGCGATGATCCCATACAGTTTGCAGATCCATTCGGATTGGGACCGACCGCATCCTTTGTACTGGCAGCATTTGCCGAGTCGTTATGCGCTATTCTGGTAGCCCTGGGCTTAATGACCCGGTGGGCACTGATACCGCTGATCATCACCATGACTGTAGCCTATACCCGGCATATGGGAGACGATTTTGGTCAGATGGAGAAGGCTTTGTTTTATTTAATTGGCTTTGTTGCACTATTTCTGACCGGGCCTGGCCGGTATTCGCTCGATTATTGGCGATCCACCAAACGGTAA
- a CDS encoding TerC family protein, producing the protein MPDFAKPEIWVSLLTLTFLEIVLGIDNIIFITIAANRLPKSDQAKARNIGLILAMIFRVLLLLGISVFMAMQEPFVHVNMGWFSGAITGQAVILFAGGIFLLYKATNEIYHKLEGDDMGPEKTVQKGKSSITAAILQIALINIVFSFDSILTAIGLTPYVIIMIIAVVASILIMMLFAGPVGQFVNDHPSIQMLGLAFLILIGFMLVAEAAHLAEISIFHSEIGSVPKGYLYFAIAFSLFVEFLNIKLRKRQKPVQLHGMSEEAEKEGLFDNQNPTNEP; encoded by the coding sequence ATGCCGGACTTTGCGAAGCCGGAAATATGGGTCTCTTTATTGACCCTGACCTTTCTGGAGATCGTGCTGGGGATAGACAATATTATCTTCATTACCATTGCTGCTAACCGTCTGCCCAAGAGTGATCAGGCAAAAGCCCGCAATATCGGACTGATCCTGGCGATGATCTTCCGGGTGTTGTTATTGCTCGGAATATCGGTATTCATGGCTATGCAGGAGCCTTTTGTGCATGTTAATATGGGATGGTTTTCCGGCGCCATCACCGGCCAGGCGGTGATCCTGTTTGCCGGTGGGATCTTTCTGCTCTACAAGGCAACCAATGAGATCTACCATAAGCTGGAAGGTGACGATATGGGTCCGGAAAAGACGGTGCAGAAAGGAAAATCCAGCATTACTGCGGCCATCCTGCAGATCGCCCTGATCAACATTGTCTTTTCATTTGACTCCATCCTGACGGCCATTGGTCTGACCCCTTACGTGATCATTATGATCATTGCAGTGGTGGCGTCCATATTGATTATGATGCTGTTTGCAGGACCTGTCGGGCAATTTGTCAATGATCATCCCTCTATCCAAATGCTGGGGCTGGCCTTTCTTATTCTGATCGGCTTTATGCTGGTGGCAGAAGCTGCCCATCTCGCAGAAATATCCATATTCCATTCAGAAATTGGATCGGTTCCGAAGGGTTATCTTTACTTTGCGATTGCATTCTCCCTGTTTGTTGAATTTCTTAACATCAAATTGCGTAAGCGACAGAAACCCGTCCAGTTACACGGAATGAGCGAGGAGGCAGAAAAAGAAGGCTTGTTTGACAACCAAAATCCAACAAATGAACCCTGA